In Thermobaculum terrenum ATCC BAA-798, one genomic interval encodes:
- a CDS encoding RsmB/NOP family class I SAM-dependent RNA methyltransferase, protein MEDPCKSLPAEFLRRLERIVPDHRYPEVLEALCEPRVVALRVNPLRADRREVVAELEAEGFALEPVSWYADAFILRTGTKRELMATAAYAEGKIYLQDLASMVPVLVLAPRPGERVLDLAAAPGSKTTQMAALMGNSGEIVANDVSPARRFKLVANLRQQGVSIARVTAIRGEVLWRSYPEEFDRTLLDAPCSMEGMFNCSDPATYEHWSPRKVKVLARRQAHLLRSAVSATRVGGVIVYSTCTLSPEENEGVVDWLLHKEGDAVELEPVELPGLELWPGLASWQGRSFDPRVSLTARILPSRLMEGFFVARIRKVRSNLPARGA, encoded by the coding sequence ATGGAAGACCCCTGCAAATCCCTGCCAGCTGAGTTCCTGCGCAGGCTCGAGCGGATAGTGCCCGACCACCGATACCCGGAGGTGCTGGAGGCCCTGTGCGAGCCCAGGGTGGTTGCCCTGCGAGTCAATCCTCTCAGGGCGGATCGACGGGAAGTGGTGGCGGAGCTTGAGGCCGAGGGATTCGCCCTCGAGCCGGTGAGCTGGTACGCGGACGCCTTCATCCTCAGGACCGGGACTAAGCGCGAGCTGATGGCCACCGCGGCCTACGCCGAGGGGAAGATCTACCTGCAGGACCTCGCGAGCATGGTGCCCGTGCTGGTGCTCGCTCCCAGGCCAGGGGAAAGGGTGCTGGATCTGGCTGCGGCTCCCGGGAGCAAGACCACCCAGATGGCCGCGCTGATGGGCAACTCTGGGGAGATCGTGGCCAACGACGTGAGCCCCGCTCGGAGGTTCAAGCTGGTGGCCAACCTGCGGCAACAGGGCGTGAGCATAGCCAGGGTGACAGCCATCCGGGGGGAGGTGCTGTGGCGGTCGTATCCCGAGGAGTTCGATCGCACGCTGCTCGATGCTCCCTGCAGCATGGAGGGGATGTTCAATTGCTCGGATCCTGCCACCTACGAGCACTGGTCGCCCCGCAAGGTCAAGGTGCTGGCCCGAAGGCAGGCGCACCTGCTCAGGTCCGCCGTCTCTGCCACCAGGGTGGGAGGGGTGATAGTCTACTCCACCTGCACCCTCTCCCCGGAGGAGAACGAGGGGGTAGTGGATTGGCTGCTCCACAAGGAGGGAGACGCGGTCGAGCTGGAGCCCGTGGAGCTGCCGGGGCTGGAGCTGTGGCCGGGGCTGGCGAGTTGGCAGGGGAGAAGCTTCGATCCCAGGGTGTCTCTCACCGCCAGGATATTGCCCTCGCGCCTCATGGAGGGATTCTTCGTAGCCAGGATCAGGAAGGTGAGGTCGAACCTGCCAGCTCGGGGGGCCTAG
- a CDS encoding LacI family DNA-binding transcriptional regulator has translation MWALTTIHDVARRAGVSIATVSRVINNVQPIDPETAQRVRAAIEELDYHPNYVARGLRRRSTRSLGLIVSDNSNPFFAEVARAVEDAGYEAGYSVILCNSDLSTEKQERYIDVLISRRVDGIVLMSAPGSDVKALVERISHADIPLVIANNEVPDLGVDEVQVAFHEGGYTAGRYLLDLGHRSIAYIGFFSEQVRGHTARAQGFMRALSEAGIELASSRIAYGRGRYQDGRAAAAELLGRGVQMTAVFVFDDLMAMGVIKELQARGLSVPGDVSVVGFDNIVYSEATTPAITTVAQPIARIGHECVRLLLERIEHPEMEPRQVLLPTELVERESCRRLD, from the coding sequence GTGTGGGCTTTGACTACGATTCACGACGTCGCCCGAAGGGCAGGAGTATCGATAGCTACCGTCTCCAGGGTCATCAATAATGTGCAGCCGATAGATCCCGAGACGGCACAGAGGGTGAGGGCAGCGATCGAGGAGCTGGACTACCACCCGAACTACGTGGCGCGGGGCCTGCGGAGGAGGAGCACCCGCAGCCTCGGCCTCATCGTGTCGGACAACTCCAACCCGTTCTTCGCCGAGGTCGCCCGCGCCGTGGAGGATGCGGGCTACGAGGCGGGCTACAGCGTGATCCTGTGTAACTCCGACCTGTCAACCGAGAAGCAGGAGAGGTACATAGACGTGCTGATCTCCAGGCGGGTGGACGGCATAGTGCTGATGTCGGCTCCCGGTTCCGACGTGAAGGCGCTGGTGGAGCGCATCTCCCACGCCGACATCCCCCTGGTGATCGCCAACAACGAGGTGCCCGACCTGGGAGTGGATGAGGTGCAGGTCGCCTTCCACGAGGGCGGCTACACCGCCGGCAGGTACCTGCTGGATCTTGGTCACAGGTCGATAGCTTACATAGGGTTCTTCTCCGAGCAGGTAAGGGGGCACACCGCGAGGGCTCAGGGGTTCATGCGTGCCCTGTCGGAGGCGGGGATCGAGCTGGCCTCCTCGCGCATCGCCTACGGCAGGGGCAGGTACCAGGACGGCAGGGCTGCGGCGGCGGAGCTCCTGGGCAGGGGAGTGCAGATGACCGCGGTGTTCGTGTTCGACGACCTGATGGCGATGGGGGTGATCAAGGAGCTGCAGGCCAGGGGGCTGTCGGTTCCTGGGGATGTATCGGTGGTGGGCTTCGACAACATCGTGTACTCGGAGGCCACCACCCCGGCCATCACGACGGTAGCCCAGCCCATAGCTCGGATAGGACACGAATGCGTGCGCCTGTTGCTGGAGAGGATAGAGCATCCGGAGATGGAGCCTCGCCAGGTCCTGCTACCCACCGAGCTGGTGGAGCGCGAGAGCTGCCGGCGGCTCGACTAA
- a CDS encoding glycoside hydrolase 5 family protein, which yields MMNRKIGRREFIAGAAFLGAGALLPVGSGRARRGHQLGRGRGFVRVVGDRFFLGGRPFYFAGTNNYYMHYKSHRMIDDVLHDAAAMGLSLLRCWGFIDGQPADGFVLQPEPYTYPEEGYERIDYTVWRARRYGLKLVIALTNNWPDFGGMEQYVRWFGGSSHDEFYTNPEIRIAYKAYVEHFLRRRNRYTGVRYMDDPTIMAWELANEPRCQSDVSGLTLRKWVDEMSTFIKRLDRHHLVAVGDEGFYRQTGRTDWTRNGSQGVDWESLLELPNVDYATFHLYPDHWGKDLDWCSDWIRDHIRDARGRKPVVLEEFGYRDKATRDEVYRTWTQIVYEEAGSGDQFWLLTGIQDDGTLYPDYDGFRVVYPSSTAAVLSEHARAMRARGRLP from the coding sequence ATGATGAACAGGAAGATCGGCAGGAGAGAGTTCATCGCGGGAGCTGCGTTCCTGGGAGCCGGCGCGCTGCTCCCGGTCGGGAGCGGCCGGGCCAGGCGAGGCCACCAACTGGGTAGGGGTAGAGGCTTCGTGCGGGTGGTTGGCGACCGCTTCTTCCTTGGAGGCAGGCCCTTCTACTTCGCCGGCACCAACAACTACTACATGCATTACAAGAGCCACCGGATGATAGACGACGTCCTGCACGATGCCGCCGCCATGGGGCTCAGCTTGCTGAGGTGCTGGGGGTTCATCGACGGCCAGCCCGCGGACGGCTTCGTCCTGCAACCCGAGCCCTACACCTACCCGGAGGAAGGCTACGAGCGCATAGACTACACGGTGTGGCGGGCGCGGCGCTATGGCCTCAAGCTGGTGATAGCCCTCACCAACAACTGGCCCGACTTCGGGGGCATGGAGCAGTACGTACGATGGTTCGGTGGCTCCAGCCACGACGAGTTCTACACCAACCCAGAGATCAGGATAGCCTACAAGGCCTACGTCGAGCACTTCCTGCGGAGGCGCAACCGCTACACGGGCGTGCGCTACATGGACGACCCTACGATCATGGCCTGGGAGCTGGCCAACGAGCCGCGCTGCCAGTCCGACGTCTCAGGGCTGACTCTCCGCAAGTGGGTCGATGAGATGAGCACCTTCATCAAGCGCCTGGACAGGCACCACCTAGTGGCGGTAGGCGATGAGGGCTTCTACCGGCAGACCGGCAGGACGGACTGGACGCGCAACGGCTCCCAGGGAGTAGACTGGGAGTCCCTCCTGGAGCTGCCGAACGTGGACTACGCCACGTTCCACCTCTACCCCGACCACTGGGGGAAGGACCTAGACTGGTGCTCCGACTGGATACGCGACCACATCAGGGACGCGCGCGGCAGGAAGCCGGTGGTGCTGGAGGAGTTCGGCTACCGCGACAAGGCCACGCGCGACGAGGTGTACCGCACATGGACCCAGATAGTGTACGAGGAAGCGGGCAGCGGCGATCAGTTCTGGCTGCTCACGGGCATCCAGGACGACGGCACCCTGTACCCCGACTACGACGGCTTCAGGGTGGTCTACCCCAGCAGCACCGCGGCGGTCCTGTCCGAGCACGCCCGGGCGATGCGGGCGAGGGGACGCCTCCCTTAG
- a CDS encoding carbohydrate ABC transporter permease: protein MMRHKNRSRWLTVALLVLITFVVNYPIITMVLNSLRTTDEILSSSSIIPEHVTLQNYINLNSRTSYWTFFRNSLIVAGVQTVLSIILASMAGYALSRFRSPILRGYSRLLLMAQMFPLIMALIPLFILFRNLGLVDTYWSVILLYTTANLPFATWMFRAFFDSIPRELEEAAQVDGCSRMGVFTRVVLPLSGPGTAAVAIFTFLFSYNEYLIASIFLRDTSKMTIPVGIQLFQQQYTSDWGSLMASATLAMLPTLVLFPFVQRYMIYGAVAGSVKG from the coding sequence ATGATGAGGCACAAGAACCGCAGCAGGTGGCTTACGGTAGCCTTGCTGGTGTTGATAACGTTCGTGGTGAACTATCCGATCATCACTATGGTGCTGAACTCGCTGCGAACAACGGACGAGATCCTGTCCTCAAGCAGCATAATACCGGAGCACGTAACGCTACAGAACTACATCAACCTGAACTCCCGTACCAGTTACTGGACGTTCTTCCGGAACAGCCTGATTGTGGCGGGCGTGCAGACCGTGCTGAGCATCATTTTGGCCTCCATGGCCGGCTACGCCCTGTCCAGGTTTCGCTCTCCCATCCTCCGGGGGTATTCTCGCTTGTTGCTGATGGCCCAGATGTTTCCCCTCATTATGGCCCTTATCCCCCTCTTCATACTGTTTCGAAACCTGGGGTTGGTAGATACCTACTGGTCGGTGATTCTGTTGTATACTACAGCCAACCTGCCGTTCGCTACTTGGATGTTCAGAGCGTTCTTTGATTCGATTCCTAGGGAGCTCGAGGAAGCCGCACAGGTGGACGGCTGCTCGAGGATGGGGGTGTTTACCAGGGTGGTGCTGCCGCTCTCGGGACCTGGGACGGCTGCGGTGGCTATATTCACGTTCCTGTTCTCTTATAACGAGTACCTTATAGCCAGTATATTCCTCCGGGACACGTCGAAGATGACCATCCCGGTCGGCATCCAGCTGTTCCAGCAGCAGTATACTTCTGACTGGGGGAGCCTGATGGCGTCGGCCACCCTGGCCATGCTGCCCACCCTCGTGCTCTTCCCGTTCGTGCAGAGGTATATGATATACGGGGCGGTGGCTGGCTCCGTGAAGGGGTGA
- a CDS encoding N-acetylglucosamine-6-phosphate deacetylase, with protein sequence MRVDRLRGVHLLWGRGVELEIAHGRIVALSPTEGAPEELLIAPGLVDLQVNGYGGIDLNSPDLTPDDLHALAGQLAAWGVTSFLPTVITNSDDALEQLLAVIARARATPGPFAGALIGVHLEGPFISPEEGPRGAHDPRWVRPPDWEAFARWQRAAEGAIRLHTLSPEWPGSQEFIARCAADGVIVAIGHTSASPEQIQRAVAAGARLSTHLGNGAHPMLPRHPNYIWEQLACDELWASFIADGLHLPDAFIKVLLRAKGRRAVLVSDLAPLAGLPPGRYTSSVGGDVLLTPDGRLQLASNPSLLAGATRTQLQAINHLVAVGLCARADAWRRASTLPAELLGLWPLGTLRPGAPADLVVLREGSEGLRVLATIKGGELVHGDPKIIACNR encoded by the coding sequence ATGCGGGTAGACAGGCTGCGCGGTGTGCACCTGCTGTGGGGACGGGGAGTGGAGCTCGAGATCGCGCATGGCAGGATCGTTGCCCTCTCCCCCACGGAGGGGGCGCCCGAGGAGCTGCTCATCGCGCCCGGGCTGGTGGACCTGCAGGTCAACGGCTACGGGGGGATCGACCTCAACTCCCCCGACCTCACCCCCGACGACCTGCACGCCCTGGCTGGGCAGCTGGCGGCTTGGGGCGTAACGTCCTTCCTGCCCACGGTCATCACGAACTCGGACGACGCGCTGGAGCAACTGCTGGCGGTGATAGCCAGGGCCAGGGCGACTCCCGGGCCGTTCGCGGGAGCCCTCATCGGGGTGCACCTGGAGGGCCCGTTCATATCTCCCGAGGAGGGACCAAGGGGGGCCCACGACCCTCGCTGGGTCCGCCCTCCCGACTGGGAGGCGTTCGCCCGCTGGCAGCGGGCCGCCGAGGGAGCCATCAGGCTCCACACCCTCTCCCCGGAGTGGCCGGGCTCCCAGGAGTTCATAGCCAGGTGCGCCGCTGATGGGGTAATCGTGGCCATAGGGCACACCTCGGCCTCCCCCGAGCAGATCCAGCGGGCGGTCGCGGCTGGCGCTCGCCTGTCGACCCACCTGGGCAACGGCGCTCACCCGATGCTCCCTAGGCACCCGAACTACATCTGGGAGCAGCTGGCCTGCGACGAGCTGTGGGCCAGCTTCATAGCAGATGGCCTCCACCTGCCGGACGCCTTCATCAAGGTGTTGCTGAGGGCGAAGGGCCGCAGGGCCGTGCTCGTGAGCGACCTCGCCCCGCTGGCCGGCCTGCCGCCCGGCAGGTACACGAGCAGCGTGGGAGGAGATGTGCTCCTGACGCCCGACGGGAGGCTGCAGCTGGCGAGCAACCCCTCGCTCCTGGCGGGGGCGACCCGCACGCAGCTGCAGGCGATCAACCACCTGGTGGCCGTCGGCCTGTGCGCCCGTGCGGACGCCTGGCGCAGGGCCTCCACCCTGCCCGCCGAGCTGCTCGGCCTCTGGCCCCTGGGCACGCTGCGCCCGGGAGCTCCTGCCGACCTGGTGGTGCTGCGCGAGGGGAGCGAAGGCCTCCGGGTGTTGGCCACGATCAAGGGTGGAGAGCTCGTGCACGGCGACCCCAAGATAATTGCCTGCAACAGATAG
- a CDS encoding glucosamine-6-phosphate deaminase, with the protein MVIGEDPRPIRSLTVDALRVLVYKDERQLGIAAGRAVASELRALLARQARARVVFASAPSQREMWRELSRAQGIDWDRVVAFHMDEYVGLSAGSPGSLGGLLCRELLAIVRPGEVHLIDGSAHPAEECRRYSQLIAESPIDIACMGIGENGHIAFNEPGEADFQDSRLMKVVRLDPESRQQQVNDGTFASLPEVPERALTLTVPALMAARRIFCVVPGHRKRQAVQRALWGEVSPSCPASILRRHPNSILYLDTGSWGG; encoded by the coding sequence ATGGTCATCGGTGAGGATCCCAGGCCCATCAGGTCGCTGACCGTGGACGCCCTGCGGGTCCTGGTGTACAAGGACGAGAGGCAGCTGGGGATAGCGGCCGGCAGGGCGGTGGCGAGCGAGCTGAGAGCGCTGCTCGCCCGCCAGGCCAGGGCGAGGGTGGTGTTCGCGTCCGCCCCGTCGCAGCGGGAGATGTGGAGGGAGCTCTCGCGGGCCCAGGGGATAGACTGGGACAGGGTGGTGGCCTTCCACATGGACGAGTACGTGGGGCTGTCCGCGGGATCGCCGGGCAGCCTCGGAGGGCTGCTGTGCCGGGAGCTGCTGGCGATCGTGCGGCCCGGCGAGGTCCACCTGATAGACGGCTCAGCTCACCCCGCGGAGGAATGCCGCCGCTACTCCCAGCTCATCGCCGAGTCCCCCATAGATATAGCCTGCATGGGGATAGGGGAGAACGGGCACATCGCCTTCAACGAGCCGGGCGAGGCCGACTTCCAGGACTCGCGGCTGATGAAGGTGGTGCGTCTCGACCCCGAGAGCAGGCAGCAGCAGGTCAACGACGGCACGTTCGCCAGCCTCCCGGAGGTCCCCGAGAGGGCGCTCACGCTCACGGTACCGGCGCTGATGGCCGCCCGCAGGATCTTCTGCGTGGTGCCGGGCCACAGGAAGAGGCAAGCGGTCCAGAGGGCGCTGTGGGGGGAGGTGTCTCCCAGCTGCCCCGCATCGATCCTGCGGCGGCATCCGAACAGCATCCTGTACCTGGACACAGGCTCGTGGGGAGGCTGA
- a CDS encoding Gfo/Idh/MocA family protein, which yields MSKVRVGLIGLGEVAQIIHLPVLESLADRYEVRAICDVSQGLVKAMGDRYGVEGRYTDYRELVRRDDLDAVMVLSSDEYHTDAVLAALREGKHVFVEKPMCLTLREAEQIIQERDRSSRQVMVGYMRRYAPAFLEGCQRVRQLDSIEYVRVRDIIGENRLIIEQSSRVLRYDDVPRELVEDRRRRGEEMVSEAVGEGWRELYGTYRLLCGLSSHDLSAMRELVGMPKRVVGAASWRGGRRIVATLEFEGYVGMFETMVDEQRRFDAHLEVYGPRESIRVQYDTPYIRHLPTRLILCKTEGDEYREEVVRPTFKDPYTCEMEYFYEVVRRNETPKTSPEDFCQDLQLFQQIIQAIRQGGAC from the coding sequence ATGAGCAAGGTGAGGGTTGGTTTGATAGGCCTGGGGGAGGTGGCCCAGATCATCCACCTGCCCGTGCTGGAGAGCCTGGCGGACAGGTACGAGGTGCGGGCGATCTGCGATGTGTCCCAGGGCTTGGTGAAGGCTATGGGAGACAGGTACGGCGTGGAGGGGAGGTACACCGACTACAGAGAGCTGGTGCGGCGGGATGACCTGGATGCGGTGATGGTGCTCAGCAGCGATGAGTACCACACGGATGCGGTGCTCGCGGCGCTGCGCGAGGGCAAGCACGTGTTCGTGGAGAAGCCGATGTGCCTGACGCTGCGGGAGGCTGAGCAGATCATCCAGGAGAGGGACCGCAGCAGCAGGCAGGTCATGGTGGGGTACATGCGCAGGTACGCCCCGGCCTTCCTGGAGGGCTGCCAGAGGGTGAGGCAGCTGGATAGCATAGAGTACGTACGGGTGAGGGACATCATAGGTGAGAACAGGTTGATCATCGAGCAGTCCTCCAGGGTCCTCAGGTACGATGACGTGCCCCGCGAGCTGGTGGAGGATCGGAGACGCAGGGGCGAGGAGATGGTGAGCGAGGCCGTGGGCGAGGGCTGGCGGGAGCTGTACGGCACCTACAGGCTGCTCTGCGGGCTGTCCAGCCACGATCTCTCGGCGATGAGGGAGCTGGTGGGGATGCCCAAGAGGGTCGTTGGCGCCGCCAGCTGGAGAGGCGGCCGGAGGATAGTGGCGACGCTGGAGTTCGAGGGCTACGTGGGCATGTTCGAGACCATGGTGGACGAGCAGAGGAGGTTCGACGCCCACCTCGAGGTGTACGGGCCAAGGGAGAGCATCAGGGTGCAGTACGACACGCCCTACATCCGTCACCTGCCCACCAGGCTGATCCTCTGCAAGACGGAGGGGGATGAGTACAGGGAGGAGGTGGTAAGGCCCACCTTCAAGGACCCTTACACCTGTGAGATGGAGTACTTCTATGAGGTGGTCAGGCGCAACGAGACCCCCAAGACCTCTCCAGAGGACTTCTGCCAGGACCTGCAACTCTTCCAGCAGATCATCCAGGCCATAAGGCAGGGAGGCGCTTGCTAG